The sequence GGAGTCCGAAATCAGAAACGGGCTCTTCGTGCGATTGGGCAGGTCCTTCATGACTTCGATGTAGAAGTCGCCGTCGATTTCCGGGTACAGGATGCCGTACCGTCCAAGCTTGCCCACGCGACCGGCGAGGAGCTGGTCGGGAGTGATGTAAACGTTCATGTTTTCAGCGACATGCTTCAGGGCCTTGGCCCAGCGCAGGGTCAGCAGCTCGCCCTCGCTCTCCTGCATGGAGCGGGTAAAATACAGGGCGCGCTCAATGTCGACATGAGGTACCGCAAACTGGTTGCGTTCAAGGATCTTGTAGACCCGTTCACGACCGTTCCGGTTGATTTGAGTTGCTCCCGAGATGCGTTCTTCCTGGGGGGACTGGCAGCAGGTGGTCATATTCGTCTCCTCAGCCTTGCGGCGTGAATGTTTTTTTCAAAGCACGTCATGTGCTTTTTCCTCAAAAGCAGATGGCATGCCATAATCATAACAAACTGTTTTTATGAGACAAAATATTCATAGCCGCATTCAGGTTATGAGGCGCAGGGGTTGCGCAATGATGCGAAACAGAGACTTTTTAATTTTTTAAACAATGATTTCAACGATAAAGCCATATTGTCTCAGTTTTGAGACAGGTCTGGTTGTTGCGAAAGTGCGGGAAGAACCGTGATTGCGCCCCGGAAGGACCGCAGGCCGGGATGACCCGCGCAATCGAACCCTTGAGGGCATTATCTTGCCCGGACGCGCCCACTTCTTGCCCGAAAACAACCAAAGTGCCCGCTTACGGGCAGACGCGACTCCCGCCCCAAATCTGCTCATCTACAAAAATGTCCCGTAGTCTGAGCACATAACGACATCCTCTCATCAGGGAATGCCTTGGAACGCTCTTTGCTCAAGGTTCGGAAGGATGGACGTGACAGGAGTTCTCCTTTTTTTGAACTCGTTAATTTTCCAGAATAATTACATGACAACTTCAACGGAGGCAGACATGCAGATCGGATTCATCGGAGTAGGACTGATGGGAGGCCCACTGGCCCGCAACCTGATTCGCGCCGGCAAGAATGTGCTCGTTTTCGACCTCAGCGAAGAGGCCGTGAAGCGCACCCTCGCCGTCGGCACCACCGGCAAGGCTGCCGCCGCCGTGGCGGACCTGGCCTCCTGCGACATCGTCTTCACCAGCCTGCCCCTGCCGCAGCACATCAAGGGCGTCGTCCTCGGTGAAACAGGACTCTATGCCAAGATGCGCAAGGGCGCGCTGCACATTGAACTTTCCACCATTGATCCGGGTGCCGCCAACGAGATGCGGGCCGCTGCGGAAAAAGCGGGCCTGGGGTATCTGCAGTGCACCCTGGGCAAGACTCCGGCCCATGCGGAAAAGGCCGAAGAACCCATGTTCATCGGTGGCGAAAAGGCCCTGTATGCCGCCAATGAAGACCTGTTCAAGGTCATCGGCATCCCCAGCTATGTCGGAACCGTCGATGCGTCCTGCGCCGTCAAGCTCATCTCCAACATGATCGGCATGACCAACCTCGCCGTGCTCGCCGAAGGCATCAAGGTCGGCGACAAGGCCGGCCTGGATCGAACCCTGCTGCTCGAACTTTTGTCCGACACCGGCGCCCGCAGCTTCCAGATGGACGTGCGCGGTCCGTGGATCGCGGCCGATGACTACAATCCTCGCTTCGGACTGGATCTGGCGCTCAAAGACGTGCGCCTTGGGCTGGAAATGGCCCGCGCCTGGGATCTTGATCTAAAAGCCATGGAAGCCGCCCTGGTCTACTACAAAAACGCCAGCGCCGAAGGCTACGGCAAGGAAGACTGCAACGCAGTCGCCAAGGTCGTCGGCAAATAACCGTTTTTTCTCAAGTTCGAGGGTTTTCGCGATAACGCAGTGAGAAACGCCTTACCATGAGTCCTGCGGGAAGCGGCAAAACCGCTTCCCATATCCTTCAGATACGGTGAATGCCCTGCATGGATGTCCTGTGCAGGCGGAGATATAACCCAGCCAGAGATCAAAGGAGAGACCGCATGAGACGAGTTCTGTACGCCATCACGGCCCTAGTTTTTCTGTTCAGCGTGACGACGGCTTCCGCCGCCGAGTACAAGAAAATGACCATCAGGGCTGCCACGGCCAACCCCGAAGGCAGCCTGCACACCACGGCGATCAACAAGTTCAAAGAGATCATCGAAAAAGAATCCGGAGGACAGATCACCGTCCAGACCTTCTACGGCGGCTCCATGGGCGACGAACAGTCCAATGTCCGCCAGCTTCGCAGCCAGGAAATCCACTTGGCCGTCCTGGCCGTGGGCAACCTGACCCCCTTCGCCTCCCAGGCCAACATCTTTTACCTGCCCTACATGTTCCCCAAGATTGACTCGGCCTACCAGCTGCTGGGCCATGACGACTTCACCGCCAAGGTCGCCGACAAGGTCGTCGAACAAAGCGGCACCCGGCCCCTGTCCTGGCTCATCGGCGGCTACCGTCACATCACCAACTCCAAGCACCCCATCGCCAAGATCGACGACCTGCAGGGGCTGAAAATCCGCGTGCCCCCCGTGGCCGTGCAGCTCGAAGCCTTCAAGTCCTGGGGCGTAGAACCTCACCCCCTGGCCTGGTCCGAGACCTTCAATGCCCTGCAGCAGGGTGTCATCGACGGCCAGGAAAACCCGCACACCGTCAACCGCGACCAGAAGTTCTGGGAAGTCCAGAAGCACATCACCGAACTGCACTACATGCTCTGGGTAGGCCCCATGCTGGTCAGCGAAGCCTGGTACGCCAAGCTTGACGCCGACACCAAGGCCCTCGTGGACAAGGCCGCCAAGGAAGCTGCGCAGCACGAATGGAAGTGGGCAGCAGAACAGGATGCCGTGGCCAAGCAACAGTGCATCGACAAGGGCATGGAAGTCACGGAACTGACCGACGAACCCGTATGGCAGGAAAAAGCCCGCACCGTATGGCCCCAGTTCGAGGAGCAGGTCGGCGGCAAGGCCATGATCGACGAAGCCGTCTCCCTTATGAACTAAACAAACACTGAAGGAGGCAGGCAATCATGTCGACTCAGACGACGTCAATCATTCGCAAGCTGTACGATAATTTCGAGGAAATCCTGAGCGTCGTGTGCGTCGGGGTCATGGTCGCCTGCCTCATGCTTCAGGTCGGAGCGCGCTGGATCGGTGGGCAAGGCTTACCCTGGACGGAGGAGCTCAGCCGCTTCGCCTTTCTGTGGGCCGTATTTTCCGCGGCGGCCCTCGTAGCCAAGCACGGGTCCCATGTCCGCATCACCGCCCAGTATCTGCTCATGCCGCCGAAATACCGGCTGGGCTTCCGGATGTTCACCGACACCATCTGGATAATCTTCAACATCTACATAGCCTGGATAAGCTGGCAGGTGGTCAGCAGCGGGCTGGAATTCCCGGAGCTTTCGCCCACCCTGAATATCGTCAGAGGCTATATAGAAATGATCATCCCGTTCGGCTTCGTGCTCATGAGCTGGCGAATCGTGGAAGGCTACGTCATCAGGTTCAGAAACGGAACCCTCATCGAACTTGTGCAAGAAGAATTTGAAAAGGGGGACAAATAATGGAACTCTCCGTCTTGCAAATGGTCCTTATCACCCTGGGCGTATTCTTCCTGCTGGGGATGCCGGTCTTCATGAGCCTGGCCATCTCGGCCGTCGTGGCCCTGACCTTTGGCGGTTATCTCCCCATGTCCGTCATCCACAACTCGATTTTCGACGGGCTGAACATCTTTCCACTCCTGGCCATCCCCTGCTTCGTCATCGCCGGCACCCTCATGGAGTACGGCAACATCACGAACCAGATCGTTGAAGTGGTCAAGCAGATGGTCGGCCGCATGCACGGGGGCCTTGGAATCACCACCATCCTGGCCTGCACCTTCTTCGCGGCCATCTCGGGCTCGGGCCCGGGCACCGTTGCCGCGGTGGGAACCATCCTGATCCCGGCCATGATCCGCAGCGGTTACAGCAAGGATTACGCGGCGTCCGTGGCCTCATCCGGCGGCACAATCGGTCTGCTCATCCCGCCCAGCAACCCCATGATCATCTATTCCATCCTCGGCAACGTGTCGGTCACGGCCATGTTCACCGCCGGTTTCATCCCCGGCTTCATGGTCGGTCTGGTCATGTGCCTCACGGCCTGGTCCGTGGCGAGGAGGAAAGGATTCCGCGGCGACGAGAATACCCCGCCGTTCAACCTGGTCACTTTTCTGAAAACCCTCTGGAAAAGCTTTTTCTCGCTGCTGACCCCCTTCGTCATCCTGGGCTCCATCTATTCAGGGCTATGCACCCCCGTCGAAGCGGCCGTCCTGGCTATCGCCTACGCCATGTTCGTCGGCATAGTCATCAATCGCGCCCTGCGGCCCGTTCATATTTACAAGGCCTTGCTGGAAGGCGCCCTGCTCTGCGGAGCCGTGCTGCTCATCGTCGGCACCTCGACCCTGTTCGGCAAGATCCTGACCTTCGAGGAAGCCCCCCAGCGCTTGGCCGCAGCCGTCATGAGCATCTCCCAGGACCCCAAGATCGTCCTGCTGCTCATCATCGGCGTGCTGATCATCCTCGGCATGTTCATGGAGACCCTGTCCACCATCATCATCCTGGTACCGGTCCTCATGCCCATGCTGCACGTGGTCGGCATCGATCCCATCCACTTCGGCATCATCCTGGTGGTGACCAACGAAATGGCCCTGCTCACGCCGCCTCTGGGGGTCAACCTGTTCGTGGCGTCGCGATTGGCGAACATCTCGGTGGAGCGCATCTCTATCGGCGTGCTGCCCTTCCTTGCCGCGCTTCTGGTCTGCATCCTGATCCTGACATTCTTCCCCGAAATATCCACCTGGCTGCCGTACACGCTGGGCATGGGACAATAAACAGATACTTCCGGCGACGGGCATTCCGTCGCCGGAAATTGGCTACATAAAATTCCAAGGAGAGCGAAAATGCCGTATGGTTATAACGGAAAAATCCTGGTGGTTGACCTGACTGCGGGCACGTGGTCCGTGGATGAACACGATGAAACATGGTACCGCACCTACTGGGGCGGCGGTGCCCTGGCCAGCTGGTACATGCACAAATTCATCCCGACGAAGACCGATCCCCTCGGTCCGGAAAACGTTCTCATTTTCGCGGCCTCGGTGCTCTGCGGCTGCGGCATGTCGGGTTTCAACCGCTACACGGTGGCGGCCATGAGT is a genomic window of Desulfomicrobium baculatum DSM 4028 containing:
- a CDS encoding TRAP transporter large permease, whose protein sequence is MELSVLQMVLITLGVFFLLGMPVFMSLAISAVVALTFGGYLPMSVIHNSIFDGLNIFPLLAIPCFVIAGTLMEYGNITNQIVEVVKQMVGRMHGGLGITTILACTFFAAISGSGPGTVAAVGTILIPAMIRSGYSKDYAASVASSGGTIGLLIPPSNPMIIYSILGNVSVTAMFTAGFIPGFMVGLVMCLTAWSVARRKGFRGDENTPPFNLVTFLKTLWKSFFSLLTPFVILGSIYSGLCTPVEAAVLAIAYAMFVGIVINRALRPVHIYKALLEGALLCGAVLLIVGTSTLFGKILTFEEAPQRLAAAVMSISQDPKIVLLLIIGVLIILGMFMETLSTIIILVPVLMPMLHVVGIDPIHFGIILVVTNEMALLTPPLGVNLFVASRLANISVERISIGVLPFLAALLVCILILTFFPEISTWLPYTLGMGQ
- a CDS encoding NAD(P)-dependent oxidoreductase, with amino-acid sequence MQIGFIGVGLMGGPLARNLIRAGKNVLVFDLSEEAVKRTLAVGTTGKAAAAVADLASCDIVFTSLPLPQHIKGVVLGETGLYAKMRKGALHIELSTIDPGAANEMRAAAEKAGLGYLQCTLGKTPAHAEKAEEPMFIGGEKALYAANEDLFKVIGIPSYVGTVDASCAVKLISNMIGMTNLAVLAEGIKVGDKAGLDRTLLLELLSDTGARSFQMDVRGPWIAADDYNPRFGLDLALKDVRLGLEMARAWDLDLKAMEAALVYYKNASAEGYGKEDCNAVAKVVGK
- a CDS encoding TRAP transporter small permease; translation: MSTQTTSIIRKLYDNFEEILSVVCVGVMVACLMLQVGARWIGGQGLPWTEELSRFAFLWAVFSAAALVAKHGSHVRITAQYLLMPPKYRLGFRMFTDTIWIIFNIYIAWISWQVVSSGLEFPELSPTLNIVRGYIEMIIPFGFVLMSWRIVEGYVIRFRNGTLIELVQEEFEKGDK
- a CDS encoding TRAP transporter substrate-binding protein; this translates as MRRVLYAITALVFLFSVTTASAAEYKKMTIRAATANPEGSLHTTAINKFKEIIEKESGGQITVQTFYGGSMGDEQSNVRQLRSQEIHLAVLAVGNLTPFASQANIFYLPYMFPKIDSAYQLLGHDDFTAKVADKVVEQSGTRPLSWLIGGYRHITNSKHPIAKIDDLQGLKIRVPPVAVQLEAFKSWGVEPHPLAWSETFNALQQGVIDGQENPHTVNRDQKFWEVQKHITELHYMLWVGPMLVSEAWYAKLDADTKALVDKAAKEAAQHEWKWAAEQDAVAKQQCIDKGMEVTELTDEPVWQEKARTVWPQFEEQVGGKAMIDEAVSLMN